The Alnus glutinosa chromosome 1, dhAlnGlut1.1, whole genome shotgun sequence region aaaattacaaatattttttatattttaatttaatcatattaatttaaaaaaattaaattttattcacaaaataaaaaatgttaatataaaaataattttttttttatatttgacacaTACAAATTCTGGCAAAgtgaccggaatccggcacaaaacggCCGAATCCTGGCCAGTTGACCGAAAGCCGACCGTCCTGGCCAGATTCCTGCCAGCTGGCCGGAGATTCAGCCAGAACGGCCGAATCCGTCCAGGATCCCGGCCAGATGGCTGGAGATCCAGCCTCTCCAACGAGATTCCAGCCAATCTGGCCGAAATCTGGCACGGTACGGCTGGAATCTGGCGACAGTTACCAGATTCTGGCACCGACCGGTGTCGAAATTCGGTGATAGTCAATTGCTTGAATGTAAAGGTCGACtgcattgtttaaaaaagagtCGACTGTGTCTACCATCTACAAAAAATGATATACGCTTTTAAAagacgtaaatcattttctgaaatttattaagcatttttagtcaaatgaaaatcatttttcggttgattattttcgcccttaccaaacaccgaaaaatacataaatcattttacgccgagaCGAACTAAGCATTAATCACAAAAGAATCTTAACAATGGAGTCCTTGTGGAAAAGGACGACGATCTCCCCTAGCTGGCTAGCTCAGTGAATATTACATTTCTTGTCAAACGCCTACCAgttgagagagacagagagaatgCTTCGCGCTTTTGGTTGTTCCTATGAACCAAAGGCAGAGACAAGCTTGCCCTATTCGAAAAATCCAAGCCCGAGCTCCAGGGGCTCACAAGCACTAGGAtgtcttgttttttttgtaaGCAGCAGCCAGGCCCAGGATATCATGCCACAACCCTTCGGATTCCACAATACAAGAAACGACAGCAAGAAACTGACACTTGTTTCCAACTTTTGCTGTCGATCAATCCTAAAGATAAGACTACTAAATTTTGTGACAAACAAAGACCCTCTTCGATTAGTTCAGCTTCATGACAAATTTCCGTGTATTTTTATTCTATACTTCGTTAACTTTTCCTTAGACAGCTCCGCCCCCTGCAGACTACAAAAGCACTTCATCGCCCATTTCTCTGTTTCAATCCCTGCCCATCTACATTACAAGGCAATGGCTACTTTCTCATATACAGCCCTATATCCTATAAGGTGCTCTTCCAATAGAGACAATCATCATGAGCACAAGCAAAAGCTGAATAACATCAGAATTATTGGTGCATCTGGTAGGTCCTCTACCAAGGCTGATACACTGAGCCAAACGGCTGGAGTGGCAAGCACATTCAATTCAATTACTAATCCTGTTGTAGAAAATGGCTGCATCGCCAAAGAAGAGCTTCGCCAAAATATTCCGACGAAGAAGCAATCCATGGATTCTCACCGTCAAGGGATCGTCATTGAAGGAGGTCTCGGGTACAGGCAGACTGTTGTCATTAGGTCCTATGAAGTTGGTCCTGATAAAACTGCAACTCTTGAGAGCATCCTGAATCTTCTTCAGGTGATGCTGAATTATTCACTTCAAGTGCATGCACGTGCACAGAAACACGAAAGAAGTTTATatatactgaaaaaaaaaagggctttaCACATTATATTAAAATGATTATGTCCCTGAAAGCATCGGCTAATATGCAGGAAACAGCATTAAACCATGTGTGGATGTCTGGGCTTCTGGGCAATGGATTTGGTGCCACACACGGAATGGTTAGGAACAATCTCATATGGGTTGTCTCAAGGATGCAGGTTCAAATCGATCACTACCCAATCTGGTTAGTCCCATCATATTCCTCATATTTTGTTGGCTTAAACATTCAAATGGATCCAAAAATTCTCAGTCTCACGGTCTCACCCATGAATCAttagagcaacgggcagagtcCACGTCGACCTTGTATCTAAAAATTCAGGGTTAGTTGcccgtattagctctagaattactctGGTTATACAACTTTCCAAGTGACTAATAATGCTCAATCGGCACTTTAGCATGCAGTGTTTTCAACTTTTGGAATAGGCTTATTGCTGGCATGAACCCTAAACCATAAGGAGAAACTTTAATACCAATTCTATGCATACAGGGGAGAGATTGTGGAAATCGACACTTGGGTTGGAGCATCAGGGAAAAATGGGATGCGGCGGGATTGGCTAGTCCGAAGTCAAGCCACGGGCCATGTTTTTGCACGTGCCACCAggtattttttataattttttccatCACAACTCAACTCAATTAAGCTTTAATCTGAAACTAAATTGGAGTCTGCTCCTGCCCAATATATGCTAATACTAAAACATGAAACAGCACCTGGGTGATGATGAACCAGCAAACAAGGCGCCTCTCAAAGATGCCAGAAGAGGTGAGGGCTGAAATATCACCCTGGTTCATGGAGAAGCAAGCAATCAAAGAAGAGAGTCCAGAGAAAATCGTTAAGTTGGACAGTAAAGCAAGACATATGAACTCCAATTTGAAGGTAAAAGACAACAAAACTTCAAGACCTTATTCTTACCCATTCCATAGCTCAAGAAACAAAAGCTGACTACTGAAATTTACCAATTCTTAGCCCAAGAGAAGCGATTTGGACATGAATCACCATGTAAACAATGTGAAGTATCTCAGATGGATGCTTGAGGTAAAATACAAATTATGCCACTCAATTTTTGCTGtcatttttgtctctttgaGTTACTTAATTTCCTGTTTTCCAACTCCCAAACAGACCATTCCGAATGAGGTTTTGGAGTGTCACCAACTATCCAGTATCATACTAGAGTATAGAAAGGAATGTGGGAGTTCAGACATAGTTCAGTCACTTTGTCAACCCGAAGAAGACGGAATTTTGAAAGACGGATTGAGACAAAATAATGACATTAGTCTACTCAATGGATTTTCTCTGGCATCCGAAATTCTTGAAGGTGGTGGACTCCTGGGCTCGTTTGAGAAGGTACCATTAAGGTATACACATCTCCTCCAAACTGAAGGTGAGCGTCAC contains the following coding sequences:
- the LOC133852463 gene encoding palmitoyl-acyl carrier protein thioesterase, chloroplastic-like, producing MATFSYTALYPIRCSSNRDNHHEHKQKLNNIRIIGASGRSSTKADTLSQTAGVASTFNSITNPVVENGCIAKEELRQNIPTKKQSMDSHRQGIVIEGGLGYRQTVVIRSYEVGPDKTATLESILNLLQETALNHVWMSGLLGNGFGATHGMVRNNLIWVVSRMQVQIDHYPIWGEIVEIDTWVGASGKNGMRRDWLVRSQATGHVFARATSTWVMMNQQTRRLSKMPEEVRAEISPWFMEKQAIKEESPEKIVKLDSKARHMNSNLKPKRSDLDMNHHVNNVKYLRWMLETIPNEVLECHQLSSIILEYRKECGSSDIVQSLCQPEEDGILKDGLRQNNDISLLNGFSLASEILEGGGLLGSFEKVPLRYTHLLQTEGERHNEEIVRGRTTWNRKMSIMPFST